The window TAGAGGTCCTGGGCGAACTGCCACCGGTGCTTATTGCAATTATTATGTCCCCGATAGCTGTATTTGCCACCATCATTATATCAGAATTATTATGGTTCCCTGAATTGTCGTGCAGAATATTCCTGTCCCTGCATATACGGGAAATCATATCGTTTACATCCCGTTTATCTGTAGCGCATAATACCATGAAATAACTATTATTAATATCACTGGCTTCTATATTTCTCCAGGTAAGACGTATAATACCGTTATCCGAGAGCTTTTTTATAAATTCTGTTACTTCCGGGGAAATTACATGAATTAATGTATTTTCAGAAAGGAGCACTTTTATTTTTCTCTCGGCTATCCTTCCTCCTCCGGCTATCAGGATTTTTTTGTTTTCCAGGTTTATGTTAAAAATCATACTGTCTGCATTATTCTTATCAGGGATATTAATAAATTCCTCATCCTTTATCATTTCAGGCCTTAAAAAAACCGGCTTAAAGTTTTTTCTTCACGTCATTGTATGATCTGTAGAGGGATATCAAAAACGATTTCTTTGTGAGCTTATGTTTATAAGACCATTCAACATCTTTTTCAATATATGATAGATGACTACTTCTGTTTTCATTAGAAATATAATTATCTCCATGCATATACCCGGTTATGTTCTTTACTATCTCTTCTGCATCCTGTCCTGCCAGTAAGCCTAATGACTGCCTTATCCTGATCATGCGTATTTCAGATTCATAAGTTGCCTTTGCAATCTGTTCTACATTCATCCACTTTGTATAATAATTCAAAAAATCAGTCCATATCTTCCCATTTTCAAGAAGGTTGAAATAATCGCTAATTGTTCTTGCGGTAATTGTAAAGCCATAATCCTCTGGATGCTCATATATCAAAGAACCGGGGTCTATGAAAGGGGTAAGCGGGGATATAAATGTGTAAAGTTTCTCCTTATTATTTGTGAATCTCTTCATAAGCCCCTCGCTGTAATCCAGGTCTACATTCACATCCTCGGCGGTTTGCCCACTCAATCCTATGGTGAAATAAACATCTATCTTCTTGGATCCAGCTGTAATGGAGTTTTCTACAAAATTTTCCAGGCTTTTATTATCGTAAGGTCTCCCATTCTTATTCCTTATTGTCTCATTGGAGGATTCTGGTGAAATTTCCACAGTAAAATCTGGAAAATTCCTTCCCAGTTCATCCAGATAATGTTTTTCTGGCGGTACAAAAAATTCGGTTAATAGTGGCAGGTCTATTTTTCTGTTTTTCATTTCCCGGAACAGAGAGGAATAAAATTTTTCTCCGGCACGGTTTATATCTCCTGTAATAAATACAGGGCTGCCCAGTATATCCTGGACAAGAGATATCTCTTCCGCTATAATTTCTGGTTTTCTATATACAGGGGATGTATCATTGTAATTATTTCTATAGGCAAAATTTGAACCCCCGCAGAACGCGCAGTTGAAACTGCAGCCATGCTCTATCACAGTCATCGCCTCAGTATTTTCAAGCCATGAAGCATATGGTAAATGGCCCTTAATATCATGATATTTTAATGCATTTTTCATCAGTACCCCGTAGTTTAGAAATACATCATCAATGGATGATTTTCCACGCTGATTATGTACTATTCTACCTCCGTCCCTGTGGATCAAATTTGGGACATTATTGATATCATGTGAATTTTCCATTGTCTCAGCCAGTTTAACTATATTGTTCTCCTGCAAATCTCCTGAAAGTATGAAATCTATATATTCATAATTCTTCATTATATCTTCAGCAAAATAGGTGGCAGAAAATCCGCCTAGCAATACCTTTGAATTCTGGTGCAGGTCTTTTATAATCCGGGCAATCTTCAGAGCCCCGTTAACGTGGGGAAGCCAGTGAAGGTCAATGCCAAAAATATCAGATTCCACATCCTTTAAATATTTCACAGGATCAAATTTGTCTGATGATACCATCATGGCGGCAACATTGCATATCCTGGCATTGTAGCCCTCCTTTATTAACGAACTGAGCATGCTTACGAATCCGATAGGGTACATTTCAAATACTGGTGTTGATGGGATAACATCGCTTATTGGCCCGAGTTTAATATCCCTGGTCCTGAAATCGTATATGCTCGGAGCATGTACCAGTGCAACTTCTGTTTTCATAATCTCATTTCCTTGATATCTTATCACTTTATGGAATAGAATTCTTCATTTTTAAGGTTAAACCGCCTGGGGCGGGGCAATTTAAGCACCCATATCATGCCTCCAGGGAACAATGATAATCTCGTTTCTGCTTACTCTATTATGCCATGCCCCTCATTTATGGCGTAGAATATTCCCTGCCAATTGTTATTGTGGCCTTTAATATAATTATATAATATATATCTTTAAAAACATATCGGTTTACGGAAAAATAAAAAATAAAATTATAAATATTATGGTGGAGCCTGTAAGTGCTGGTATATTGCAACATAACCTATAAACAGCGCTATCAGGGCTGTAAGTGCCAGAAGTATGAATGCTATATAATAAAGATACTTCTTTCCATTATCCGGTTTCGCAAATAATATCAATGAATACACTGCAGATATTCCGCTAATAACATATAATCCCAGTGCGCTTATGAGCTGATCTCCTGTTTCAAGCTTGAAATTAACCATTGCGGCAGCCTCAATAAACAGATAAATCCCCAGCATTGCTCCAGGAATAGATATCGATCTGAGGTTTTGCTGCTTGTATATCATAAGTGAACCAGCCATCAATAATAATCCGAGTATCATTAATGGGTCCCCGAAAAGCATGTTGTACGCACTTAGCGGACCTGGAAAAGGCCAGAACTGTGACATCCTGAAACCGGATGCGAAATCAAAAAATCCGAAAGCGAAACTCGGGATGACAAGCTCCTTTAAATCTTTTCCCTGTGCGGCCATATAGAAATAGGCAGCAATCAGGGCGGCACTGATTCCTAAACTTAATAGCATTGCAGCCAATGGATCAACAAATCCCATAAATTTACCTCTTAAATATTATTTTTATAACATATTAATATACTTGTTTTTTTATGAATATATTCATTAAAAATTCCTATAAGCTGCAAGGTGATGGCGAAAAATGCCACCGCATTCTACCTTGCCTGAAACTGGCCTAAATTGCTTTATTAATAAATTAAATTTATCTCTTATGTTCCACATCCCAGAGACGGTATGATAAGTTGCCATAAGAAAACTATTATTATTTGTCATTATTTACTTCTATGCTAAGCGAGAATGAAATGGATGTTTTAAAATATGTCAGGGAACTTGCAGAGAACAAAATAAAACCAAGGGCCCGGGAAATAGACGAAAAGATGGAAGTGCCTGAGGATATTATACAGGCAATGAGGGATATGGGTCTCTTCGCCTCATATATACCTGAAAAATACGGTGGTTACGGTTTAAGCTTTCCATTCCTTGTTGAGGCAATAGAAACAATATCAGAGGCGTGTCCCAGCACCGCTCTCGTACTTGATGGCGCACTTACACTTTTTGCCGAACCACTTATAATGTTCGGCAGTGAATCACTGAACAATAAATATCTTACAGAGATTGCAAAAGGGGCCGTAGGAGGACTTGCCATTACCGAACCTGGATCAGGCAGTGATGCTGCCTCTATTTCAGCACACGCCGAAAAATGTTCGGGCGGTTATAAAATCAACGGGACGAAAACTTTTATTTCAAACGGCAGGCTGGCAAAATTTTTTGTAATGGACGCATCAACAGACAAATCTAAGGGTTATAAGGGAATCACCACATTCGTTGTTGACGCCAATGCTCCTGGTCTTGAAATAAGCAGGGATATACATAAAATGGGAATAAGGGGATCCAGTACGGTTGAATTGAATTTTCACGATGTTGTTGTTCCAGAGTCAAATATTGTTGGTGAATACAATAAAGGTTTTTCAGTAATAATGGACACACTGGATGCTGGAAGGATAGGAATAGCGGCACAGGCACTTGGAATTGCAAAATCTGCTTTCCGGGAGGCCCTTGAATACATAAATACAAGAAAGCAGTTCAACAGAAAAATTATAGATTTTCAGGGAATCCAGTTTATGATAGCGGAAATAGAATCCAGAATAAAAGCTTCAGAACTACTTATAAGGGAAGCAGCAGAAAAATGGCAGAGGCATGAAGACACAGTTGAGCTATCATCAATCGCTAAGATGTTTGCATCAGATACGGCAGTATACGTAACAGAGAGATCGTTGCAGCTCTTTGGTGGATACGGCTATACCACAGACTTCAACGCTGAAAGGCATATGCGGGATGCAAAAATTACACAGATTTATGAGGGAACCAATGAAATCCAGAAAATTATAATATCCCGTGAAATTATGAAAAACCTATAAGGTTTTTATATCCTTTATCGATTGAAGGACAATGTTAACAGGCCAGAAAGTAGATTTTTCTTATAAAGGGGCAGAATACACTGGAACTTTCATAAGCTCCTCTGATGAAGCAATAACAGTAAAACTGGGCAGCGGCTATAATATAACACTGAATATAGATTCATTTAAAGTCATAAAGGAATACCCGCCTGAATTCCGGGAAAATAATTCCGAGAGAGAAATAAACAGCAAATGTGGCAAAGATGGCATATGTATACTTACAACAGGTGGGACAATAGGCAGCTCAGTGGACTATAAAACAGGAGCTGTTAAGCCCGTCAAGGATATATCATACCTGTATAATTTTGTTAACAATATAGATACATTTAAACTTTACCATGAAAACATTGAAAATATGCTTAGCGAAAATGTAGATGCAGGCAAATGGTTAACCTTTGCAAGGAAGGCCAGGGATGCCATGAAAAAAGGCAATTCTGTAATAATATTCCATGGAACCGACACAATGCAGTATTCTGCTTCAGCACTGTCCTTCATGTTTGAGGAACAGACAAGCCCGATAATATTTACCGGGAGTCAGAGAAGCTCTGACCGCCCAAGCAGTGATGCCTTCCTTAACATAGAGGGGTCCATCCACTTTGCCTCCATGGAGATGGGTGAGATTGGCATATCAATGCACAGTGGAACATCTGACGATTCGGTCTCGCTTTACCGTGGAACCCGCACAAGGAAAATGCACACAAGTAGCAGGGATGCTTTTATATCCATAGGCGAATCCCCAATGGCCATATATTCAAATGGAAAAGTTTCGCAGGAAAGTAATATAAAAAAACCATCGGAAAATATTGTTTTAAAGGACCGGCTTGATGAAAACGCTGGCCTGGTATATTTCTATCCCGGTATGAGAGGTGAGGATTTTTACAATCTATCATATAATAAGAAAGCGGTAATAATAATGGGGACAGGCCTGGGCCATGTATCGTCAGAGATTCTGGATGTAATAAAAAAATTATCGAGGGAAACTGCCTTTTTTATGACCTCACAGTGCATATACGGGAATGTTAATATGAATGTTTATTCAACCGGGCGTGACCTCCTTCATGCCGGTGTAATTCCACTTGGCAACATGCTGGCAGAGACTGCACTGGTGAAGGCAATGTTCATACTGGGCAATTATCCTGATGACCTCAATAAATTGATGAAAACGAATATGAGAGGAGAACTTGAGGAAATTATTAGGTGATTATTATGAAGATAGGCTTAGAAATACATTTTCAACTTAAGGGAAATAAACTGTTCTGTTCATGCAGCACCGAGGGAACCGATTCCAGCTCTACATTCCAGAGAAAACTCACCCCTGTTATGGGCGAGATGGGGGTGGTTGATAATGCGGTTGAATACGAAAATATAAGAAACAGGGAATTCCTGTACCGGATCAGCTCCAATTCCTGCCTGGTGGAGAGGGATGAGGAACCTCCACATGCAGTTAACACTGATGCGCTCAATACTGCTATGGCCATATCAAAGGCTTTGAATTGCAAAATTCTTGATTACGCCTCATTCATGAGGAAAATTGTTATAGACGGGTCCAACACATCTGGGTTCCAGAGGACCGGGATCATAGGAATGGACGGTTATATCCAGACATCAAGGGGTCCAGTTAGGATATCCACCATAACCCTGGAAGAGGACGCGTGCAGAAAGATATCAGAAAAGCATGGGCGTGCCGAATACTCCCTGGACAGGCTTGGCATACCTCTTATAGAAATCTCCACTGAGCCGGATATAGTTGATCCAGACCACGCTCTTGAAACTGCCAAGGCAATAGGGCATTTCGTCATGTCCATGAACAACTTTCGTGGTGAGGTTGATTCAATAAGGCAGGATGTTAACTTTTCAATGGGATTCGGCAGGGTGGAAATCAAGGGAGTATCAAAGCTTTCTTTTATAAAGGAGACGCTGGATTATGAAATCAAAAGGCAGGAGTCCCTCGGGGAAATCTCAGGTATATTCCACGGGGAACCACCTGAAATTGGGAATTTTATAGATATAACGGATATATTTAAAAACACAGAATCCTCAATGGTTAAAAAGGCCATAATTGCTGGCAAATCCGTTATGTGTGCAAGGTTGCCTGGATGCAACCATCTGATGAAATATGGCAATTACAGACTGGGTAGAGAACTAGCTGACGTGGCTAAAAACATGGGTATTGGGGGATTAATGCATTCTGATGAATTTCCGGCCTATGGACTTTCGGAGGAAGAATTGAATAAAATCTATTCGGCCGCTGTAAAAAGGGATGAAGACGCTGTGATAGTTGTTATTGCAGACAGGGGTTCAATTGAATCTCTCAGTCCACTCTTGAGGGAACGCATGAATAAAATTATAAAATTAGACCTGGCAGAGACACGTGCAGCAACAGCCAACGGTGAAACCCGGTATTTGAGGCCACTTGCTGGCAAAGAGAGAATGTACCCTGAAACAGATATACCCTTAATACGGATTACAGAGGATATGCTGGATAGCATTAAAGGCAGGGTGCCAAAATCACTGGATGAGATTAAGAAGGAACTTATAGAAAAATTCAAACTCTCCTCTGTGGAGGCAGAATCAATAATTAATAATAATCTTCTATCCCTTTTCACGTCCATTTCAGAAGGATTCAAAAATCCGTCTCTTCTTTCCAGAATACTGCTTCAGGTTATACCGGAATATGAAAAAAAACGTGGTAAAAAACTTACCCAGGAAGAGATGCGTGAGATCCTTGGTGTTTCAATTTCCGGTGGCAATACATACAGGAGGGATGATGCTATAAAGAGTATAATTGGGATTGCGAGGAGCAGGGGCTGGGATAGGAATACACTGGAACTCGCCCTTTCTTTATACATTCTTAATAGCATTCCTGTCTCAGAGCTGGAGAAACGTCCTGAGCTTGTACCGCTGAATGAAGACGATATCAGGGGAATTATAAATGAACTAAGGGAAGAAGGGCAATTAAATGAAAAAAACCTTATAGTTATGTTTAGAAAAAAAACAGACCATTCCTTTGATCCAAGACTTGTAATGAAAATATACGGGGAAATGAAAAGGTATGATAAAATGTAGAAGTGAAACTCCCGTTTTTGTCGCTCGAATTGTAAAATTTTTTACTGTTGTATGAGGCAAAATATCCCTCTGGAAATTCAGGAAAATTCTTATTTTCTTACCATTCGATATAATTAAATAGGCTTGAAAAATATAAGAACAATGATATTAGGATACGCTTCGATGGCAATTACGATAACTATTCTGGTTCTTGCGTTATACCTTGTATTCAAGATACTTCCGACTGTGGGTGCTGGCCGTTATAAAAATGGTGGTATAAAATTTAACAGGGAAGAAATATTAAAAAATCTTTCACTGGAAAATAATCCGCCTGCAAAGGATGATTCTTATCTCAAGCCATATGAGAGTGGAGAGGTTGCAAAAGAATATGCAGAAGGTCATATTACCGTACAGTATTATGTCATAATATTCCTTTTCATACTGTTTGATATAGACATGTTATTATTGCTTCCATGGGCCTTTGATTTCTATGCACTTGGGGTTATACCATTCATGGAAACTATTGTTTTCCTTGCCATGCCCCTATTTGCTGTATTTTATGCATATAGAAAAGGCTATATGAGGTGGATGAAATGAAAACTGGTGATATGGGTGTAAAAACAACCACACTGGAGAAAGCCCTTGAATGGGGCAGGTCCAATTCCCTGTGGCCACTTACTATGGGTCTTGCATGCTGTGCCATTGAAATGATGGCTACACAGGCCGCTGACGTTGATGTTGCAAGATTTGGTAGTGAGATATTTAGAAATTCTCCAAGGCAATCAGATCTCATGATCGTAGCTGGAACTACTACAAAAAGAATGGCACCTAGGGTTAAGAGAATATACGAAGAGATGCCCTATCCCAAATATGTTATCGCGATGGGAGTTTGTGTAATTCAGGGCGGTCCATACGTTGATGGATATTCTGTAGTCATGGGTGTTGATAAGGTTATCCCAGTTGATGTTTATGTACCTGGATGCCCTCCATCACCTCAGGCACTTACTTATGGGCTGATTACCCTTCAGAAGAAAATCAGAAATGAGACAGATAGGTGATAAAAGATGTATAAAATTATATCTGAGGAAACCGATAAATCAGGGATGAAAGTCTTAAACATAGATAAAGCTGACTTAATAGAACTCATGGAAGATTACAGGAACAGGAGATATTACCTCTCATCAATAACCGGTGTAGACATGAAAGACCACATTGATGTTATCTATCATATTCATAATTTTGACAAAAACGATTACATATGCGTGAAAATATCTACTAGTGATGAAAAGGTACCATCCATAGCAAATATCTGGAAGGCTGCAGTGGTAGATGAAAGGGAACAGTATGATCTTATGGGAATTATATTTGAAGGACATGAGAATCTCAGGCGTATACTGCTTCCAGATGAATGGGTTGGCCATCCTCTTAGAAAGGATTACGATTTGAACAAGGTACAATATATAAGCATGGACAGAGATGGAAATGAGCATGTAAGCTTCGATGATAAAGAGGGTTGGTAATGTCCCACTGGATAGAACTGAATATAGGGCCTGTTCACCCGTCCACGCACGGGATTTATAGATTCAGGGTCAAACTGAACGAAGAAACCGTGGAGGATGTTGATATAACAATAGGATACCTGCACAGAAACGCAGAGAAAATATGTGAATTGAATTATTTTGTAAACAACACAATTTACTTCGATCGAATGGATTATATTGACGCCATGAACATGGAACTGGGTTACCTGAGGGCTGTGGAAGCACTCACTGATATGGAGGTTCCTGAGCGCGCCCAGTGGATAAGAATGATCATGGCCGAATTAAGCAGGATTGCCGCAAGAATGGTCGGTATAGGGGCCCTGGGGCTGGATGTTGGCATGCTCACACCATTTTTCCACACATTCCATGAGCGGGAAAAAATACAGAGGATATTTGTTGAAGCCTCCGGTGGAAGGCAGGAAGTTAATTACATGAGCATTGGCGGTGTTTATCAGGATTTTAATGATAAAATTATTGAGGAAATCAGGGAATTTATTTCTGAATTTAAAGGGAAACTGGAAGAAATAGTAAAGATGTTTACTGACAGTGAAATATTCTGGCAGAGGAATGTTGGAACAGGTATACTGGAGCCGGACATAGCACTTGATTATGGAGTAACCGGCCCCATGCTTAGGGCATCTGGAATTCCCTACGATGTAAGGAAGGATTCTCCATATTTGTTTTATGATAAAGTTAACTTTGATGTTCCTATTGCGAGGACAAAGGATAATATGGGCAGATTCCTCGTAAAAGTGGAAGAACTAAGGCAATCAATAAGGATAATAGAGCAGTGCCTTGCCAAATTGCCTGATGGCCCATATTTCAATCCTAAAACTAAGAAATCTGCCATGCTACTTCTCAAGGGACAGGGGGATGTATTTACAAGGGTGGAGTCAGAGAGTGGGGAATTCGGAGTGTTCATACGTGGAGACGGCGGGGTAAAACCATATAGAGTTCATGCCAGAAGCCCCTCTTTTAAAAATCTTGCAGTTGTTCCCATCATGACAAGGGGGTCGCTTATAGCAGACCTTATCATCACTATTGCATCTGTTGATGCCGTGGCAGGGGAGGTGGATAGATGAGTATTCTGCTCAGAATTCATCAATGGTTTTCTTTTCTGGGCAGTTTTGCATCCTTCGGTGTTGCCTATTTCCTGCAATCCATAGTGGTTCTGGTCTTCGTTGCACTTTCATTTATAGCTTTAATTTACATTTTCAGAAAGTACATGGCAAGGATTCAGAGAAGAATCGGACCAAACAGGGT of the Ferroplasma sp. genome contains:
- a CDS encoding TIGR04190 family B12-binding domain/radical SAM domain protein; the protein is MKTEVALVHAPSIYDFRTRDIKLGPISDVIPSTPVFEMYPIGFVSMLSSLIKEGYNARICNVAAMMVSSDKFDPVKYLKDVESDIFGIDLHWLPHVNGALKIARIIKDLHQNSKVLLGGFSATYFAEDIMKNYEYIDFILSGDLQENNIVKLAETMENSHDINNVPNLIHRDGGRIVHNQRGKSSIDDVFLNYGVLMKNALKYHDIKGHLPYASWLENTEAMTVIEHGCSFNCAFCGGSNFAYRNNYNDTSPVYRKPEIIAEEISLVQDILGSPVFITGDINRAGEKFYSSLFREMKNRKIDLPLLTEFFVPPEKHYLDELGRNFPDFTVEISPESSNETIRNKNGRPYDNKSLENFVENSITAGSKKIDVYFTIGLSGQTAEDVNVDLDYSEGLMKRFTNNKEKLYTFISPLTPFIDPGSLIYEHPEDYGFTITARTISDYFNLLENGKIWTDFLNYYTKWMNVEQIAKATYESEIRMIRIRQSLGLLAGQDAEEIVKNITGYMHGDNYISNENRSSHLSYIEKDVEWSYKHKLTKKSFLISLYRSYNDVKKKL
- a CDS encoding bifunctional precorrin-2 dehydrogenase/sirohydrochlorin ferrochelatase; this encodes MIKDEEFINIPDKNNADSMIFNINLENKKILIAGGGRIAERKIKVLLSENTLIHVISPEVTEFIKKLSDNGIIRLTWRNIEASDINNSYFMVLCATDKRDVNDMISRICRDRNILHDNSGNHNNSDIMMVANTAIGDIIIAISTGGSSPRTSKMLKDLLIHDMKSSGYSFEDTIKAIYNDKMR
- a CDS encoding NADH-quinone oxidoreductase subunit D, with the translated sequence MSHWIELNIGPVHPSTHGIYRFRVKLNEETVEDVDITIGYLHRNAEKICELNYFVNNTIYFDRMDYIDAMNMELGYLRAVEALTDMEVPERAQWIRMIMAELSRIAARMVGIGALGLDVGMLTPFFHTFHEREKIQRIFVEASGGRQEVNYMSIGGVYQDFNDKIIEEIREFISEFKGKLEEIVKMFTDSEIFWQRNVGTGILEPDIALDYGVTGPMLRASGIPYDVRKDSPYLFYDKVNFDVPIARTKDNMGRFLVKVEELRQSIRIIEQCLAKLPDGPYFNPKTKKSAMLLLKGQGDVFTRVESESGEFGVFIRGDGGVKPYRVHARSPSFKNLAVVPIMTRGSLIADLIITIASVDAVAGEVDR
- the ndhC gene encoding NADH-quinone oxidoreductase subunit A, which encodes MILGYASMAITITILVLALYLVFKILPTVGAGRYKNGGIKFNREEILKNLSLENNPPAKDDSYLKPYESGEVAKEYAEGHITVQYYVIIFLFILFDIDMLLLLPWAFDFYALGVIPFMETIVFLAMPLFAVFYAYRKGYMRWMK
- a CDS encoding NADH-quinone oxidoreductase subunit B, encoding MKTGDMGVKTTTLEKALEWGRSNSLWPLTMGLACCAIEMMATQAADVDVARFGSEIFRNSPRQSDLMIVAGTTTKRMAPRVKRIYEEMPYPKYVIAMGVCVIQGGPYVDGYSVVMGVDKVIPVDVYVPGCPPSPQALTYGLITLQKKIRNETDR
- the gatD gene encoding Glu-tRNA(Gln) amidotransferase subunit GatD, which encodes MLTGQKVDFSYKGAEYTGTFISSSDEAITVKLGSGYNITLNIDSFKVIKEYPPEFRENNSEREINSKCGKDGICILTTGGTIGSSVDYKTGAVKPVKDISYLYNFVNNIDTFKLYHENIENMLSENVDAGKWLTFARKARDAMKKGNSVIIFHGTDTMQYSASALSFMFEEQTSPIIFTGSQRSSDRPSSDAFLNIEGSIHFASMEMGEIGISMHSGTSDDSVSLYRGTRTRKMHTSSRDAFISIGESPMAIYSNGKVSQESNIKKPSENIVLKDRLDENAGLVYFYPGMRGEDFYNLSYNKKAVIIMGTGLGHVSSEILDVIKKLSRETAFFMTSQCIYGNVNMNVYSTGRDLLHAGVIPLGNMLAETALVKAMFILGNYPDDLNKLMKTNMRGELEEIIR
- the gatE gene encoding Glu-tRNA(Gln) amidotransferase subunit GatE, with product MKIGLEIHFQLKGNKLFCSCSTEGTDSSSTFQRKLTPVMGEMGVVDNAVEYENIRNREFLYRISSNSCLVERDEEPPHAVNTDALNTAMAISKALNCKILDYASFMRKIVIDGSNTSGFQRTGIIGMDGYIQTSRGPVRISTITLEEDACRKISEKHGRAEYSLDRLGIPLIEISTEPDIVDPDHALETAKAIGHFVMSMNNFRGEVDSIRQDVNFSMGFGRVEIKGVSKLSFIKETLDYEIKRQESLGEISGIFHGEPPEIGNFIDITDIFKNTESSMVKKAIIAGKSVMCARLPGCNHLMKYGNYRLGRELADVAKNMGIGGLMHSDEFPAYGLSEEELNKIYSAAVKRDEDAVIVVIADRGSIESLSPLLRERMNKIIKLDLAETRAATANGETRYLRPLAGKERMYPETDIPLIRITEDMLDSIKGRVPKSLDEIKKELIEKFKLSSVEAESIINNNLLSLFTSISEGFKNPSLLSRILLQVIPEYEKKRGKKLTQEEMREILGVSISGGNTYRRDDAIKSIIGIARSRGWDRNTLELALSLYILNSIPVSELEKRPELVPLNEDDIRGIINELREEGQLNEKNLIVMFRKKTDHSFDPRLVMKIYGEMKRYDKM
- a CDS encoding DUF981 family protein — encoded protein: MGFVDPLAAMLLSLGISAALIAAYFYMAAQGKDLKELVIPSFAFGFFDFASGFRMSQFWPFPGPLSAYNMLFGDPLMILGLLLMAGSLMIYKQQNLRSISIPGAMLGIYLFIEAAAMVNFKLETGDQLISALGLYVISGISAVYSLILFAKPDNGKKYLYYIAFILLALTALIALFIGYVAIYQHLQAPP
- a CDS encoding acyl-CoA dehydrogenase family protein — its product is MLSENEMDVLKYVRELAENKIKPRAREIDEKMEVPEDIIQAMRDMGLFASYIPEKYGGYGLSFPFLVEAIETISEACPSTALVLDGALTLFAEPLIMFGSESLNNKYLTEIAKGAVGGLAITEPGSGSDAASISAHAEKCSGGYKINGTKTFISNGRLAKFFVMDASTDKSKGYKGITTFVVDANAPGLEISRDIHKMGIRGSSTVELNFHDVVVPESNIVGEYNKGFSVIMDTLDAGRIGIAAQALGIAKSAFREALEYINTRKQFNRKIIDFQGIQFMIAEIESRIKASELLIREAAEKWQRHEDTVELSSIAKMFASDTAVYVTERSLQLFGGYGYTTDFNAERHMRDAKITQIYEGTNEIQKIIISREIMKNL
- a CDS encoding NADH-quinone oxidoreductase subunit C, with protein sequence MYKIISEETDKSGMKVLNIDKADLIELMEDYRNRRYYLSSITGVDMKDHIDVIYHIHNFDKNDYICVKISTSDEKVPSIANIWKAAVVDEREQYDLMGIIFEGHENLRRILLPDEWVGHPLRKDYDLNKVQYISMDRDGNEHVSFDDKEGW